From a single Nocardioides panacis genomic region:
- a CDS encoding PucR family transcriptional regulator, producing the protein MGAAPQRSHVLAGPVAGDLARRVLTRVAPLADQLVTTIEESNPGYRSTRVVPSDDLWRSCHDNLTRILQLVGGTEAYHGQEYDAARATGQRRAEQGLPIDDLLRSFRMGGRLVWEALVAEARDQDIDDDGLLDVGTRVWEVVDRTSSQVAAAYHDAERLAVRADEQRRTSIWEGLLSGVAEDPGFAFEAARMLEVPVDGRYVVVVAEPASRDTGAVRRLRDRLAGARVVSTWQVRGAALVGLVLVVGEAPDRELDALRSVLEVRGGVSPPVDGLARVPVGFRQAALALRTLGPSDTVACLDDRLPEAMLLQSPELAQQLVRTWLGSLLDLPEPERGPLLATLHAWVETAGSAGRTAELVHCHRNTVLNRLRRLSEATGRDLTTGTMPVELVLALRAHRLLGPAE; encoded by the coding sequence ATGGGAGCCGCACCACAGCGTTCACACGTTCTGGCCGGACCGGTCGCCGGGGACCTCGCCCGCCGCGTGCTGACCCGGGTCGCGCCCCTCGCCGACCAGCTGGTCACCACCATCGAGGAGAGCAACCCCGGCTACCGCAGCACGCGGGTGGTGCCCTCCGACGACCTGTGGCGCTCCTGCCACGACAACCTGACCCGGATCCTGCAGCTGGTCGGCGGCACCGAGGCCTACCACGGCCAGGAGTACGACGCCGCCCGGGCGACCGGCCAGCGGCGCGCCGAGCAGGGCCTGCCGATCGACGACCTGCTCCGCTCGTTCCGGATGGGCGGCCGGCTGGTCTGGGAGGCGCTGGTCGCCGAGGCGCGCGACCAGGACATCGACGACGACGGCCTGCTCGACGTCGGCACCCGGGTGTGGGAGGTCGTGGACCGGACCTCCTCGCAGGTCGCCGCCGCCTACCACGACGCCGAGCGGCTCGCGGTCCGCGCCGACGAGCAGCGACGTACCTCGATCTGGGAGGGGTTGCTCTCCGGGGTCGCGGAGGACCCGGGCTTCGCGTTCGAGGCCGCCCGGATGCTCGAGGTGCCCGTCGACGGCCGGTACGTCGTCGTGGTGGCCGAGCCCGCCTCCCGCGACACCGGTGCCGTCCGGCGGCTGCGCGACCGGCTCGCCGGGGCCCGGGTCGTGTCCACCTGGCAGGTGCGCGGCGCGGCGCTGGTCGGCCTGGTGCTGGTCGTCGGGGAGGCCCCGGACCGCGAGCTCGACGCGCTGCGCTCGGTGCTCGAGGTCCGCGGCGGCGTCTCCCCGCCCGTCGACGGCCTGGCCCGGGTGCCCGTCGGCTTCCGCCAGGCCGCGCTCGCGCTGCGCACGCTCGGCCCGTCGGACACCGTCGCCTGCCTCGACGACCGGCTGCCCGAGGCGATGCTCCTGCAGTCGCCCGAGCTGGCCCAGCAGCTGGTCCGGACCTGGCTGGGGTCGCTGCTCGACCTGCCCGAGCCCGAGCGCGGCCCGCTGCTGGCGACGCTGCACGCCTGGGTGGAGACCGCCGGCTCGGCCGGCCGGACCGCCGAGCTGGTGCACTGCCACCGCAACACGGTGCTGAACCGGCTGCGGCGCCTGAGCGAGGCCACCGGCCGCGACCTCACCACCGGCACAATGCCGGTCGAGCTGGTGCTGGCCCTGCGCGCTCACCGGCTGCTCGGCCCGGCCGAATGA
- a CDS encoding DeoR/GlpR family DNA-binding transcription regulator: protein MKADERQRQILVRARTDGRVEVGSLAVDLAVAEETVRRDLRELVERGVLQRVHGGAYPVESAGFESNIKHRSTSLVAEKRRIAVAAAERLHGAETIYVDEGVTPQFVAEELAPETPITVVTSSLLAASALAETPNVTVLLLGGRMRGRTLATVDHWALRMLGDLVIDLAFLGSNGISREHGLTTPDPAVAAVKSAVVERSRRRVFVGLHTKFGASSFCRFAEISDFEVLVTDSGLSLSEARRFAVLGPQVVRA from the coding sequence ATGAAGGCGGACGAGCGTCAGCGCCAGATCCTGGTCCGGGCCCGCACCGACGGCCGGGTCGAGGTCGGCAGCCTCGCCGTGGACCTCGCCGTCGCCGAGGAGACCGTCCGCCGCGACCTGCGCGAGCTGGTCGAGCGCGGCGTGCTCCAGCGGGTGCACGGCGGCGCCTACCCGGTGGAGAGCGCCGGCTTCGAGAGCAACATCAAGCACCGCTCGACGTCGCTGGTCGCGGAGAAGCGACGCATCGCCGTGGCCGCTGCCGAGCGGCTGCACGGGGCGGAGACGATCTACGTCGACGAGGGCGTCACCCCGCAGTTCGTGGCCGAGGAGCTCGCGCCGGAGACCCCGATCACCGTGGTCACCTCCTCGCTCCTGGCGGCCAGCGCGCTGGCGGAGACCCCCAACGTGACGGTGCTCCTGCTCGGCGGCCGGATGCGCGGGCGGACGTTGGCGACCGTCGACCACTGGGCGCTGCGGATGCTCGGGGACCTGGTCATCGACCTCGCCTTCCTCGGCTCGAACGGCATCTCCCGCGAGCACGGCCTCACCACGCCGGACCCCGCCGTGGCGGCGGTCAAGAGCGCCGTCGTCGAGCGGTCCCGGCGCCGCGTCTTCGTCGGGCTGCACACCAAGTTCGGCGCGTCGTCCTTCTGCCGTTTCGCCGAGATCTCGGACTTCGAGGTCCTGGTCACCGACTCGGGGCTGAGCCTCAGCGAGGCCCGCCGGTTCGCCGTCCTGGGACCACAGGTGGTCCGCGCCTAG
- a CDS encoding ABC transporter substrate-binding protein, with protein MALALPAVAGLALSGCAGAGGGGGGGGGGSKSINVLMVGNPQMVDIQKLTKDSFTKDTGITVNYTVLPENELRDKVTQDVATGAGQYDVATVGAYEVPIWAGNDWLHEVDSYADGDSSYDKADLLKPMVQSLSGEDGKLYGLPFYGESSFLMYRKDVLQKKGITMPERPTWQQVADIAAKVDGAEPGMKGICLRGLPGWGEMFAPLTTVVNTFGGTWFEKDWTPKVNAPEFKAATNFYVNLIKAHGEPGASQAGFTECLNALSQGKVAMWYDATSAAGSLEDPKVSKVAGKIGYVQAPVEKTKASGWLWTWAFVMPKTTKNADNASKFMLWATSKDYEKLVGDKLGWSRVPAGKRASTYEIPEYKKAAAAFGPQTLQAIEEANPEDPGVQPRPTVGVQFVDIPEFQDLGTKVSQDIAAAIAGRGTVDDALNKGQALAEDVAKKQTQ; from the coding sequence ATGGCGCTGGCCCTGCCAGCAGTGGCCGGGCTCGCCTTGTCCGGTTGCGCCGGCGCGGGCGGCGGGGGCGGCGGGGGCGGGGGCGGCTCCAAGTCGATCAACGTCCTGATGGTGGGCAACCCGCAGATGGTGGACATCCAGAAGCTCACCAAGGACAGCTTCACCAAGGACACCGGGATCACGGTGAACTACACGGTGCTCCCGGAGAACGAGCTCCGCGACAAGGTCACCCAGGACGTCGCCACCGGGGCCGGTCAGTACGACGTGGCCACCGTCGGCGCCTACGAGGTGCCGATCTGGGCCGGGAACGACTGGCTGCACGAGGTGGACTCCTACGCCGACGGCGACTCGTCCTACGACAAGGCCGACCTGCTCAAGCCGATGGTGCAGTCGCTGTCCGGCGAGGACGGCAAGCTCTACGGCCTGCCGTTCTACGGTGAGTCCTCGTTCCTGATGTACCGCAAGGACGTGCTGCAGAAGAAGGGCATCACGATGCCCGAGCGGCCCACCTGGCAGCAGGTCGCCGACATCGCGGCCAAGGTCGACGGCGCCGAGCCCGGCATGAAGGGCATCTGCCTGCGCGGCCTGCCCGGCTGGGGCGAGATGTTCGCACCGCTGACCACCGTGGTGAACACCTTCGGAGGCACCTGGTTCGAGAAGGACTGGACGCCGAAGGTGAACGCCCCGGAGTTCAAGGCGGCGACCAACTTCTACGTGAACCTGATCAAGGCGCACGGCGAGCCCGGCGCCTCGCAGGCCGGCTTCACCGAGTGCCTCAACGCGCTCAGCCAGGGCAAGGTCGCCATGTGGTACGACGCCACGTCGGCCGCCGGCTCTCTCGAGGACCCGAAGGTCAGCAAGGTCGCCGGCAAGATCGGCTACGTGCAGGCGCCGGTCGAGAAGACCAAGGCCTCCGGCTGGCTGTGGACCTGGGCGTTCGTGATGCCCAAGACCACCAAGAACGCCGACAACGCCTCGAAGTTCATGCTCTGGGCGACCAGCAAGGACTACGAGAAGCTGGTCGGCGACAAGCTCGGCTGGTCCCGTGTGCCGGCCGGCAAGCGGGCGAGCACCTACGAGATCCCGGAGTACAAGAAGGCGGCCGCCGCGTTCGGGCCGCAGACGCTCCAGGCGATCGAGGAGGCCAACCCGGAGGACCCGGGCGTCCAGCCCCGGCCGACCGTCGGTGTCCAGTTCGTCGACATCCCGGAGTTCCAGGACCTCGGCACCAAGGTGAGCCAGGACATCGCGGCCGCCATCGCCGGACGCGGCACCGTCGACGACGCCCTCAACAAGGGCCAGGCCCTGGCCGAGGACGTCGCCAAGAAGCAGACCCAGTAG
- a CDS encoding carbohydrate ABC transporter permease has translation MSRGERWRRRGPLLPALIFTIVITQIPFLLTIAISTLNWNVLEPGEKNFLGMGNYSSFAWFDNYVTVFTDTRLRHAVINTVVLTASVVVLSSLLGLGLAVLLDRKFRGRGVARTLLIAPFLVMPVASALVWKHALYNPDYGLFNGVLNWVWQLFGADQGPVIDYVSKFPMPAVIAALVWQWTPFMMLILLAGLQSQPGDVLEAAKIDRADGRQTFRYITLPHLRQYIELSALLGSIYVLQTFDAIFTITQGGPGSATTNLPYEIYLTMFRKYEYGEAAAAGVVVVIGTIIVATFALRTISSLFTEEASR, from the coding sequence ATGTCCCGCGGCGAGCGTTGGCGCCGGCGCGGGCCGCTGCTGCCGGCCCTGATCTTCACGATCGTGATCACGCAGATCCCGTTCCTGCTGACCATCGCGATCTCCACCCTGAACTGGAACGTGCTCGAGCCCGGGGAGAAGAACTTCCTCGGCATGGGCAACTACTCGTCGTTCGCGTGGTTCGACAACTACGTGACGGTGTTCACCGACACCCGGCTGCGGCACGCGGTGATCAACACCGTCGTGCTGACCGCCTCGGTGGTCGTGCTCAGCTCGCTGCTCGGGCTGGGGCTGGCGGTGCTCCTGGACCGGAAGTTCCGCGGCCGGGGCGTGGCCCGGACCCTGCTGATCGCACCGTTCCTGGTGATGCCGGTCGCGTCCGCGCTGGTCTGGAAGCACGCGCTCTACAACCCGGACTACGGCCTGTTCAACGGCGTCCTCAACTGGGTCTGGCAGCTCTTCGGTGCCGACCAGGGCCCGGTCATCGACTACGTGTCGAAGTTCCCGATGCCCGCGGTGATCGCTGCGCTCGTGTGGCAGTGGACGCCGTTCATGATGCTGATCCTGCTGGCCGGGCTGCAGTCCCAGCCGGGGGACGTGCTCGAGGCCGCGAAGATCGACCGCGCCGACGGCCGGCAGACCTTCCGCTACATCACGCTCCCGCACCTGCGCCAGTACATCGAGCTGTCGGCCCTGCTCGGCTCGATCTACGTCCTGCAGACGTTCGACGCGATCTTCACCATCACCCAGGGCGGCCCCGGCTCGGCCACCACGAACCTGCCCTACGAGATCTACCTGACCATGTTCCGCAAGTACGAGTACGGCGAAGCCGCCGCTGCGGGCGTCGTCGTGGTGATCGGCACGATCATCGTGGCCACCTTCGCGCTCCGCACCATCTCGTCGCTGTTCACAGAGGAGGCCTCACGATGA
- a CDS encoding carbohydrate ABC transporter permease, protein MTVSADTERNPFAPEDAAVAQKRRRAHKVKEDTSANAGAWWTFFAWLLTLVFFAPVAWMVLTSLHQESDAATNPPSIFAPLTLENYAAVFNRGVSSFLINSLMASVISTLFVLLLAVPAAYALSIKPVEKWTDVMFFFLSTKFLPPIAALLPIYLIVKQIGMLDNVYTLVFLYTSMNLPIAIWMMQSFLAEVPKEILEAAQVDGAGLFRTLVSIVAPISAPGLAATSLICFIFSWNEFMFAVNLTATRASTSPIFLVGFISSQGLFLAKLCAAATLVSLPVLIAGFAAQDKLVRGLSLGAVK, encoded by the coding sequence ATGACCGTCAGTGCCGACACCGAGAGAAACCCGTTCGCGCCCGAGGACGCCGCCGTCGCCCAGAAGCGCCGGCGCGCGCACAAGGTCAAGGAGGACACCTCCGCCAACGCCGGTGCCTGGTGGACGTTCTTCGCCTGGCTGCTGACCCTGGTGTTCTTCGCGCCGGTCGCGTGGATGGTGCTGACCTCCCTGCACCAGGAGTCCGACGCGGCGACCAACCCGCCGTCGATCTTCGCGCCGCTGACGCTGGAGAACTACGCGGCGGTGTTCAACCGCGGGGTCTCCTCGTTCCTGATCAACTCCCTGATGGCGAGCGTGATCTCGACGCTCTTCGTGCTGCTGCTCGCGGTGCCGGCGGCGTACGCGCTGTCGATCAAGCCGGTGGAGAAGTGGACGGACGTGATGTTCTTCTTCCTGTCCACCAAGTTCCTGCCCCCGATCGCCGCGCTGCTGCCGATCTACCTGATCGTCAAGCAGATCGGGATGCTCGACAACGTCTACACGCTGGTGTTCCTCTACACCTCGATGAACCTGCCGATCGCGATCTGGATGATGCAGTCCTTCCTCGCGGAGGTGCCCAAGGAGATCCTGGAGGCCGCCCAGGTCGACGGCGCCGGGCTGTTCCGCACGCTGGTCAGCATCGTCGCGCCGATCTCGGCCCCCGGGCTGGCCGCGACCAGCCTGATCTGCTTCATCTTCAGCTGGAACGAGTTCATGTTCGCGGTCAACCTCACCGCGACCCGGGCCTCGACGTCGCCGATCTTCCTGGTCGGCTTCATCTCCAGCCAGGGCCTGTTCCTGGCCAAGCTCTGCGCGGCCGCGACGCTGGTCTCGCTGCCGGTGCTGATCGCCGGGTTCGCCGCCCAGGACAAGCTGGTCCGAGGGTTGTCCCTCGGCGCCGTCAAGTGA
- a CDS encoding NAD(P)-dependent alcohol dehydrogenase, whose product MRVSVLLGARDLVVEERPDPVPGPHEVLVRVASVGVCGSDVHYFEHGRIGSHVVDSPLVLGHEASGEVVGVGSSVTRLSLGQRVSVEPGVPDFTCSQCLAGRYNLCETMRFYATPPIDGAFAELVTVHEQFAHPVPDRMTDDAAALLEPLSVGLWACRKGGVQAGSRVLVTGAGPVGLVAMQAALALGAASVVVTDVNPHRLALARELGATDALDVDATPVSESGLAVDVLLECSGHPGATADALGAVAPAGTVVLVGMGGDEMTLPVSRIQERELTVTGTFRYAHTWPAAIALAASGRVQLDRLVTGHYGLDRVAEALSVGRADVHAVKPVVRPGS is encoded by the coding sequence ATGCGTGTGAGTGTGCTGCTCGGAGCCCGCGACCTGGTCGTGGAGGAGCGTCCCGACCCGGTCCCCGGTCCGCACGAGGTGCTGGTGCGGGTGGCGTCGGTCGGGGTGTGCGGGTCGGACGTGCACTACTTCGAGCACGGCCGGATCGGCAGCCACGTCGTCGACTCGCCGCTCGTGCTCGGGCACGAGGCCTCCGGGGAGGTGGTCGGCGTCGGCTCCTCGGTGACCCGGCTGTCCCTCGGGCAACGGGTGTCGGTCGAGCCGGGCGTCCCGGACTTCACCTGCTCCCAGTGCCTGGCCGGTCGCTACAACCTCTGCGAGACCATGCGGTTCTACGCCACCCCGCCGATCGACGGGGCGTTCGCCGAGCTGGTCACCGTGCACGAGCAGTTCGCGCACCCGGTGCCGGACCGGATGACCGACGACGCGGCCGCCCTGCTCGAGCCGCTGTCGGTGGGGCTCTGGGCCTGCCGCAAGGGCGGGGTCCAGGCGGGCTCCCGGGTGCTGGTCACCGGTGCCGGACCGGTCGGGCTGGTGGCGATGCAGGCGGCGCTGGCCCTGGGCGCGGCCTCGGTGGTGGTCACGGACGTGAACCCGCACCGGCTGGCCCTGGCCCGGGAGCTCGGCGCGACCGACGCCCTCGACGTGGACGCGACGCCGGTCAGCGAGTCCGGGCTCGCGGTCGACGTGCTGCTGGAGTGCTCGGGCCACCCGGGTGCCACCGCCGACGCCCTCGGGGCCGTGGCGCCGGCCGGCACCGTCGTGCTGGTCGGCATGGGCGGCGACGAGATGACCCTGCCGGTCAGCCGGATCCAGGAGCGCGAGCTGACCGTCACCGGCACCTTCCGCTACGCGCACACCTGGCCGGCCGCGATCGCGCTGGCCGCCTCGGGACGGGTGCAGCTCGACCGCCTGGTCACCGGCCACTACGGGCTCGACCGAGTCGCCGAGGCGCTGAGCGTCGGCCGCGCCGACGTGCACGCCGTCAAGCCCGTCGTCCGGCCGGGCTCGTGA
- a CDS encoding nucleoside/nucleotide kinase family protein — protein MSAVTPDLVARARALAGAGRGILGVSGAPGAGKSTLAADLVAALGGSAVVVPLDGFHLHDAELARLGLSERKGSPETFDVAGYVALLRRLRTETEHVVYAPEFDRSREESVAGAIAVRPEHRLVVTEGNYLLLDEDGWRDVLPLLDESWFVEGEEKTRLSRLVRRHVEHGKPPDLARRWATESDQANAEIVARTRKAADVLVEIG, from the coding sequence GTGAGCGCCGTGACACCGGACCTGGTCGCCCGGGCCCGGGCGCTGGCCGGGGCCGGCCGCGGGATCCTCGGCGTGTCCGGCGCCCCGGGTGCCGGCAAGTCCACGCTCGCCGCGGACCTCGTCGCGGCCCTGGGCGGGAGCGCCGTCGTCGTGCCCCTGGACGGCTTCCACCTGCACGACGCCGAGCTCGCCCGGCTCGGGCTGAGCGAGCGCAAGGGCTCCCCCGAGACCTTCGACGTCGCGGGCTACGTCGCGCTGCTGCGCCGGCTGCGCACCGAGACCGAGCACGTCGTCTACGCCCCCGAGTTCGACCGGTCCCGCGAGGAGTCGGTCGCCGGCGCCATCGCCGTACGCCCCGAGCACCGGCTGGTCGTCACCGAGGGCAACTACCTGCTGCTCGACGAGGACGGCTGGCGCGACGTGCTCCCGCTGCTCGACGAGTCCTGGTTCGTCGAGGGCGAGGAGAAGACCCGGCTCTCGCGCCTGGTGCGCCGGCACGTCGAGCACGGCAAGCCGCCCGACCTGGCCCGCCGCTGGGCCACCGAGTCCGACCAGGCCAACGCCGAGATCGTGGCCCGCACCCGCAAGGCCGCCGACGTCCTCGTCGAGATCGGCTGA
- a CDS encoding mannitol dehydrogenase family protein: MQQLTAQTVAELGEQVAVPTYDRSQVTTGIVHFGVGGFHRAHQAMYVDALMNTGQALDWGITGVGLLPGDQRMHDVLHAQDCLYTLVVKDPDGTMHPRVIGSVVDYLFAPDDPEAVLRVMSDPATRIVSLTITEGGYLVNQATGEFDADDPSIQHDLAAGAVPSTAFGFVTEALARRRAAGVEPFTVMSCDNIQGNGEVAHKMIGAFARLKDAELAGWLEEHVSFPNSMVDRITPVTTDADRAHLAEEFGVQDGWPVVCEPFTQWALEERFPTGRPPFEEVGVQLVPDVTPYELMKLRLLNASHQALGYLGYLAGYRYAHEVCSDELFTGFLLGYMDDEATPTLEPVPGVDLDAYKHELIARFANPEIKDTLARLCAESSDRIPKWLVPVVRQELAAGGPVRRSALVIAAWARYAEGTDEQGEPIEVVDRRKEAVMARAAAQHEDRLAFLRDPDLFGDLVEDERFTAEYVAALDSLDRVGARKTVEAWEATPPQL; encoded by the coding sequence ATGCAGCAGCTGACCGCGCAGACCGTCGCCGAGCTCGGCGAGCAGGTGGCCGTGCCGACCTACGACCGGTCGCAGGTCACCACCGGCATCGTGCACTTCGGCGTCGGCGGCTTCCACCGCGCGCACCAGGCGATGTACGTCGACGCGCTGATGAACACCGGCCAGGCCCTGGACTGGGGCATCACCGGCGTCGGCCTGCTCCCCGGCGACCAGCGCATGCACGACGTGCTGCACGCCCAGGACTGCCTGTACACGCTGGTGGTCAAGGACCCCGACGGGACGATGCACCCCCGCGTGATCGGGTCCGTCGTCGACTACCTGTTCGCCCCCGACGACCCGGAGGCGGTGCTGCGGGTGATGTCCGACCCGGCGACCCGGATCGTGTCGCTGACCATCACCGAGGGCGGCTACCTGGTGAACCAGGCGACCGGCGAGTTCGACGCCGACGACCCATCCATCCAGCACGACCTCGCCGCGGGCGCCGTACCGTCCACGGCGTTCGGGTTCGTCACCGAGGCCCTCGCCCGGCGCCGCGCCGCCGGCGTCGAGCCGTTCACGGTGATGTCCTGCGACAACATCCAGGGCAACGGCGAGGTGGCGCACAAGATGATCGGCGCGTTCGCGCGGCTCAAGGACGCCGAGCTGGCCGGCTGGCTCGAGGAGCACGTCTCGTTCCCGAACTCGATGGTCGACCGGATCACGCCGGTGACCACCGACGCCGACCGCGCCCACCTCGCCGAGGAGTTCGGTGTCCAGGACGGCTGGCCGGTGGTCTGCGAGCCCTTCACCCAGTGGGCCCTCGAGGAGCGGTTCCCGACCGGGCGTCCGCCGTTCGAGGAGGTCGGCGTCCAGCTCGTGCCGGACGTGACGCCCTACGAGCTGATGAAGCTGCGGCTGCTCAACGCCAGCCACCAGGCGCTGGGCTACCTCGGCTACCTGGCCGGGTACCGCTACGCCCACGAGGTGTGCAGCGACGAGCTGTTCACCGGGTTCCTGCTCGGCTACATGGACGACGAGGCCACCCCGACCCTCGAGCCGGTCCCGGGCGTCGACCTCGACGCCTACAAGCACGAGCTGATCGCGCGGTTCGCGAACCCGGAGATCAAGGACACCCTGGCCCGGCTGTGCGCCGAGAGCTCCGACCGGATCCCGAAGTGGCTGGTTCCGGTGGTCCGCCAGGAGCTGGCCGCCGGCGGACCGGTCCGCCGCTCCGCGCTGGTGATCGCGGCCTGGGCGCGCTACGCCGAGGGCACCGACGAGCAGGGCGAGCCGATCGAGGTCGTGGACCGCCGCAAGGAGGCCGTGATGGCCCGGGCGGCCGCCCAGCACGAGGACCGGCTGGCGTTCCTGCGCGACCCCGACCTGTTCGGTGACCTCGTCGAGGACGAGCGCTTCACCGCGGAGTACGTCGCCGCCCTTGACTCCCTGGACAGGGTCGGCGCACGAAAGACGGTGGAGGCCTGGGAGGCCACCCCTCCCCAGCTGTAA
- a CDS encoding ROK family glucokinase: MPENDRHGTRRAMIGRPGPLTIGIDIGGTKVLGGVVDSFGTVLTSQRRLTPGRSVRDVEDTIVELVDTLSAQYDVAAVGVGAAGFVDAARATVLFSPHLAWRDEPLRAALMERIAVPVVVDNDANTAALAECRFGAGVGHRYVLCITLGTGIGGALVIDNKVFRGQNGMAGEFGHMQVVPDGHRCECGNRGCWEQYASGNALVRDARELVLADSPVAHDLKARVDGDVSRLTGPLVTEAAQAGDPLAVELLADIGTWLGVGLAGMTAAFDPSAIIVGGGVSAAGDLLLGPTRQAFARTLVGRGHRVEPSIVGAALGPDAGFVGAADMARSAARRSRRRRRRRERRPLFSR; this comes from the coding sequence ATGCCCGAGAACGACCGCCACGGCACCCGACGCGCGATGATCGGGCGACCCGGCCCGCTGACGATCGGCATCGACATCGGCGGCACCAAGGTCCTGGGCGGCGTCGTGGACTCCTTCGGCACCGTGCTCACCAGCCAGCGCCGGCTCACCCCCGGCCGCAGCGTGCGCGACGTCGAGGACACCATCGTCGAGCTCGTCGACACGCTGAGCGCCCAGTACGACGTCGCGGCGGTCGGGGTCGGCGCGGCCGGGTTCGTCGACGCCGCCCGGGCGACCGTGCTGTTCTCGCCGCACCTCGCCTGGCGCGACGAGCCGCTGCGGGCCGCGCTCATGGAGCGGATCGCCGTGCCGGTGGTGGTGGACAACGACGCGAACACCGCGGCGCTCGCGGAGTGCCGGTTCGGCGCGGGCGTGGGCCACCGCTACGTCCTGTGCATCACGCTGGGCACCGGCATCGGCGGCGCGCTGGTGATCGACAACAAGGTGTTCCGCGGCCAGAACGGGATGGCCGGCGAGTTCGGGCACATGCAGGTCGTGCCGGACGGGCACCGCTGTGAGTGCGGCAACCGGGGCTGCTGGGAGCAGTACGCCTCGGGCAACGCGCTGGTCCGTGACGCCCGCGAGCTGGTGCTGGCCGACTCGCCGGTGGCCCACGACCTCAAGGCCCGGGTCGACGGCGACGTGTCCCGGCTGACCGGGCCGCTGGTCACCGAGGCCGCGCAGGCCGGGGACCCCCTGGCCGTCGAGCTGCTCGCCGACATCGGCACCTGGCTCGGCGTGGGCCTGGCCGGGATGACCGCCGCGTTCGACCCGAGCGCGATCATCGTGGGCGGCGGGGTGTCGGCGGCCGGCGACCTGCTGCTCGGTCCGACCCGGCAGGCGTTCGCCCGCACCCTGGTGGGCCGCGGTCACCGGGTCGAGCCGTCGATCGTCGGCGCCGCCCTCGGCCCGGACGCCGGGTTCGTCGGCGCCGCGGACATGGCCCGCTCCGCCGCACGCCGCTCGCGCCGCCGCCGTCGCCGCCGCGAGCGCCGCCCCCTGTTCTCGCGCTGA
- a CDS encoding L,D-transpeptidase family protein, whose amino-acid sequence MRALRRTAVVVLTLLATVLVAVPGQAADGTAQAQRRLNALGCDAGPVDGRAGTWTRTAVVRFQAANRLAQSGSLTASTRSRLYGAAPVRCTARPVPGPRTGRRVVVSQTQNWVWLVRADGRVLAQGGVVDNPRYLRPGTYTAGAKCGRAARIRDNSDASGRLRLHHFTRFAACGIGFHQIPQYRSTGAQIHADFLLGTDEAESHGCVRVSRAMSQRIWDFATAGTKIVVLR is encoded by the coding sequence ATGCGCGCACTCCGGCGGACGGCCGTCGTCGTCCTCACGCTCCTGGCGACCGTGCTGGTCGCCGTCCCCGGCCAGGCCGCCGACGGCACTGCGCAGGCGCAGCGCCGGTTGAACGCGCTCGGCTGCGACGCCGGACCGGTCGACGGCCGCGCCGGCACCTGGACGCGGACCGCCGTGGTCCGCTTCCAGGCCGCCAACCGGCTCGCGCAGAGCGGCTCGCTGACCGCGTCCACCCGGTCCCGGCTGTACGGCGCGGCGCCGGTGCGCTGCACCGCGCGACCCGTGCCGGGCCCCCGGACCGGGCGCCGGGTCGTGGTCAGCCAGACCCAGAACTGGGTGTGGCTGGTGCGCGCCGACGGCCGGGTGCTGGCCCAGGGCGGCGTCGTGGACAACCCGCGCTACCTGCGGCCCGGCACCTACACCGCGGGCGCCAAGTGCGGCCGCGCCGCTCGGATCCGGGACAACTCGGACGCCAGCGGGCGCCTGCGGCTGCACCACTTCACGCGGTTCGCGGCCTGCGGGATCGGCTTCCACCAGATCCCGCAGTACCGCTCGACCGGCGCGCAGATCCACGCGGACTTCCTGCTCGGCACCGACGAGGCCGAGTCGCACGGCTGCGTCCGGGTCAGCCGGGCGATGTCGCAGAGGATCTGGGACTTCGCCACCGCCGGCACGAAGATCGTCGTGCTGCGCTGA